A genome region from Magnolia sinica isolate HGM2019 chromosome 8, MsV1, whole genome shotgun sequence includes the following:
- the LOC131254286 gene encoding probable CCR4-associated factor 1 homolog 11 gives MLPSRPSCVYRKPIRIGNVDSLNVESEFRIISGFLKDYPFISMDTEFPGVVYHNVPDTPDSAARDRYALLRANINALKLIQVGLTFSDSASNLPDLGTNYCYVWQFNFNFDPWCDLHAPESIELLRKNGIDFERNRFYGIDEARFGFLMKLCGLVGNNCFSWITFHSAYDFGYLIKVVTQRELPDDTGEFLKLMKDIFGYKVYDIKYLMRFCHNLYGGLERVANELGVDRAVGKCHQAASDSLLTLHVFTRLKDRGFQLYVPDHCGVLYGLKYPLGNLFSLN, from the coding sequence ATGCTACCATCAAGACCTAGTTGTGTCTACAGAAAACCAATTCGTATCGGAAATGTGGATTCGTTGAATGTGGAGTCTGAGTTCCGCATAATCAGCGGCTTCCTCAAAGACTACCCTTTCATCTCTATGGACACTGAGTTCCCGGGTGTCGTCTACCATAACGTGCCCGATACACCCGACTCTGCAGCCAGGGATCGATACGCACTCCTTCGGGCGAATATAAACGCGCTCAAGCTCATCCAAGTCGGACTCACTTTCTCCGACTCAGCCAGCAACCTTCCTGATTTGGGGACCAACTACTGTTACGTCTGGCAATTTAATTTCAACTTCGATCCATGGTGTGACCTCCACGCACCCGAATCGATCGAACTATTGCGTAAGAACGGCATTGACTTCGAGCGCAATCGATTCTACGGGATTGATGAGGCCCGTTTCGGGTTCCTCATGAAGCTATGCGGACTTGTTGGGAACAATTGTTTTAGTTGGATCACCTTCCACAGTGCTTACGACTTTGGCTATCTTATAAAGGTGGTCACTCAGAGGGAGCTACCGGATGACACTGGCGAGTTTCTCAAATTGATGAAAGATATATTTGGGTACAAGGTTTATGACATAAAATATCTCATGAGGTTCTGTCACAACTTATATGGAGGGTTGGAACGTGTGGCCAATGAATTGGGGGTGGACAGGGCTGTTGGGAAATGCCACCAAGCTGCATCAGATAGCCTGCTAACATTGCATGTTTTTACGCGGCTCAAGGATAGAGGTTTTCAGCTGTATGTGCCTGACCACTGTGGAGtattgtatggattaaaatacCCTCTGGGAAATCTGTTTTCATTGAAttga